A single genomic interval of Kiritimatiellia bacterium harbors:
- a CDS encoding uroporphyrinogen decarboxylase family protein, whose protein sequence is MMSPRENLLQTLRCEKPQWIPVCPYLFSNENPVRGVPEALGEVFRLSSGALAGNILKLGEYLGADDYLLPVPAPADLVSDTCSVETREAEKGKFIKILSTPKGQLRQISEAMPGYPGMVTERYVKALADVPKLIEYFNSLRVRAAPETVKKIQDVKKMAGGRGALFCRTNGTPLGMCYRVYSDITNLIYMIADEPGTMKELFDCMEEKYFKLYEGMLRAAPEIDAFFGMDDTSTTLISPDMFDSFNVELINRRADLCHANGKIYMHHSCGLIRGLLPVYRKTRMNGVDAFIAPPVGNVGYAEGREILGPGYSMIAGLANGLGAMDEDAIRRHVARRFKDARRAGNVVFYVGGAHLSFAALEMIFAEARKLKTRKES, encoded by the coding sequence ATGATGAGTCCGCGTGAAAATCTCCTGCAAACCCTGCGCTGTGAAAAGCCGCAATGGATTCCGGTATGCCCTTATTTGTTTTCCAATGAAAACCCCGTCCGGGGGGTTCCGGAGGCGCTTGGGGAAGTATTCCGCTTGTCGTCCGGCGCTCTCGCCGGCAATATTCTGAAACTGGGGGAATATCTTGGCGCGGACGATTATCTGCTCCCTGTCCCTGCGCCGGCGGATCTGGTTTCAGACACCTGTTCGGTTGAAACCAGAGAGGCGGAAAAGGGAAAATTTATCAAAATCTTGTCCACACCCAAAGGCCAACTCCGGCAGATTTCCGAAGCGATGCCTGGCTATCCCGGTATGGTGACAGAACGGTATGTAAAGGCGCTCGCGGATGTCCCCAAACTCATTGAATATTTCAATTCCCTGCGCGTCAGGGCGGCGCCGGAAACGGTAAAAAAGATACAAGATGTGAAGAAAATGGCGGGCGGACGCGGGGCGCTTTTCTGCCGCACCAACGGAACCCCGCTGGGAATGTGTTACCGGGTGTATTCGGACATTACGAATCTGATATATATGATCGCCGATGAACCCGGGACCATGAAAGAATTGTTTGACTGCATGGAGGAGAAGTATTTCAAATTGTACGAAGGCATGCTGCGGGCGGCTCCGGAAATAGACGCGTTTTTCGGCATGGATGACACCTCCACCACCCTTATTTCTCCTGATATGTTTGATTCATTCAACGTGGAATTGATTAACAGGCGGGCCGACTTGTGCCATGCCAACGGCAAAATATACATGCACCACTCCTGCGGCCTGATTCGCGGTCTGCTCCCCGTCTACCGCAAGACCAGAATGAACGGCGTGGATGCCTTTATCGCGCCTCCCGTCGGAAACGTCGGGTACGCGGAGGGCCGGGAAATTCTCGGGCCCGGATATTCCATGATTGCCGGGCTGGCAAACGGTCTGGGGGCAATGGATGAGGACGCGATTCGCAGGCACGTTGCCCGCCGTTTCAAGGATGCCCGGAGGGCCGGGAACGTTGTTTTTTACGTTGGCGGCGCCCATTTGTCGTTTGCGGCGCTGGAAATGATTTTTGCGGAAGCCCGGAAATTAAAAACCCGAAAGGAATCGTAA